The following nucleotide sequence is from Cyclobacteriaceae bacterium.
CAATGCTTAAGTTCGGAACAGGTGTGATATCCATGCCTGCAAATTCTCCCTTGATGTATTTAAAGTGTGCCGCCATCGCGATCATGCCTGCATTATCGGTACAATACTGAAATTCAGGAATGAAAGTTCTCCATCCATGACGCATTCCTAATTCACTTAAGCCTTTTCGCAAGGCAGAGTTAGCAGATACTCCTCCTGCCAATGCAATCTCTTTTATTCCTGTCTGCGCACTTGCCTTTTCAAGTTTACCGAGAAGCATCCGGACGAGTTTAGATTGAAGACTGGCGCAGATGTCACTCAGATTGTTATCCACAAAAGCCGGATCTTTCTCCTTTCCATCTCTTACAAAATACAAGAAAGCAGTTTTAATGCCACTGAATGAATAATCCAATCCGGGCATATCAGTATCCGGGAACTTAAATTTCTTTGGATCACCCTCTTTGGCATATCGATCAATAAGCGGTCCTCCCGGATATGGAAGTCCTAAAATTTTCGCCGCCTTATCAAATGCCTCACCCGCCGCATCATCTTGTGTCTGACCAATGATCTCCATATCAAGATGATCTTTAACGATCACCAACTGAGTATGACCACCACTAACAGTCAAACAAAGGAATGGGAAGTTAGGTACAGATGACGCGATCCCGCCATCCCCATTTCTGGGAATAAAGTGAGCAAGAATATGTGCCTGCATGTGGTTCACTTCGATGATGGGAATGTTCTGCGAAAGCGCCAGTCCCTTTGCAAAGGAAACTCCTACCAGCAAAGCTCCCATCAGGCCGGGTCCTCTTGTGAAGGCAATAGCGTCAAGATCTTGTGGTTTGACAGCCGCTCCATTCATTGC
It contains:
- the tsaD gene encoding tRNA (adenosine(37)-N6)-threonylcarbamoyltransferase complex transferase subunit TsaD produces the protein MRPTILAIESSCDETSASVIQNGKVLNNIIASQTEHHKYGGVVPELASRAHQRLIVEVVDEAMNGAAVKPQDLDAIAFTRGPGLMGALLVGVSFAKGLALSQNIPIIEVNHMQAHILAHFIPRNGDGGIASSVPNFPFLCLTVSGGHTQLVIVKDHLDMEIIGQTQDDAAGEAFDKAAKILGLPYPGGPLIDRYAKEGDPKKFKFPDTDMPGLDYSFSGIKTAFLYFVRDGKEKDPAFVDNNLSDICASLQSKLVRMLLGKLEKASAQTGIKEIALAGGVSANSALRKGLSELGMRHGWRTFIPEFQYCTDNAGMIAMAAHFKYIKGEFAGMDITPVPNLSIDAAVK